From Ictidomys tridecemlineatus isolate mIctTri1 chromosome 2, mIctTri1.hap1, whole genome shotgun sequence, the proteins below share one genomic window:
- the Smim30 gene encoding small integral membrane protein 30, giving the protein MTSVSTQLLLVLISLLLVLPVVEAVEAGDAIALLLGVVLSITGICACLGVYARKRNGQM; this is encoded by the coding sequence ATGACCTCAGTTTCAACACAGTTGCTCTTAGTCCTCATTTCATTGCTCTTGGTTCTGCCAGTTGTTGAAGCAGTAGAAGCCGGAGATGCAATCGCTCTCTTGTTAGGTGTGGTTCTCAGCATTACAGGCATTTGTGCTTGTCTTGGTGTGTATGCACGAAAGCGGAATGGACAGATGTAA